In Stigmatopora nigra isolate UIUO_SnigA chromosome 11, RoL_Snig_1.1, whole genome shotgun sequence, the following proteins share a genomic window:
- the nup35 gene encoding nucleoporin NUP35 isoform X2: protein MQFYHSFKDLPTTLLTSLWDGLVRVPQGSTIADIVSQHRSTVTSERRAGSEPMTLGSPTSPKPAHGAQFLPGFLMGDLPAAVSPQPRPFGLTSPLSDGTVHKGAPQPVVPAHKDKSGAPPVRSIHDGPVAVGTPLGARTQSFCSSRSPASAPVSATPPASGWSGGEATTRWGRPSFPGSQQLCLSPAQADPFYSQGESLSSEDQLDQTWVTVFGFPPASASYILLQFAQYGNILKHSMASPGNWMHLQYQSRLQARKALSKDGKVFGDAIMVGVKPCIEKSVMEMNEMGAASPPTTPALPCTPRSAIRSLSVSYRNSASEYQVVTDTRTPRKDDGFVSKALEYMFGW from the exons GTCAGAGTCCCGCAAGGATCCACAATTGCAGATATAGTTTCACAGCACAGAAGCACTGTCACTTCCGAGAGACGAG CGGGATCCGAACCCATGACGCTGGGTTCCCCGACCTCCCCCAAGCCGGCCCACGGCGCTCAGTTCCTGCCGGGCTTCCTGATGGGCGACCTCCCGGCGGCGGTCAGCCCGCAGCCCCGCCCCTTCGGCTTGACCTCGCCCCTCTCCGACGGCACCGTCCACAAAG GCGCCCCGCAGCCGGTGGTCCCCGCCCACAAAGACAAGAGCGGCGCCCCGCCCGTGCGCAGCATCCACGACGGCCCGGTCGCCGTGGGAACGCCGCTCGGCGCACGGACGCAG TCTTTTTGCAGCTCGCGGTCTCCGGCCTCGGCGCCGGTCTCGGCTACGCCCCCGGCTTCCGGCTGGTCCGGCGGCGAGGCGACGACGCGGTGGGGGCGGCCGTCGTTTCCGGGCTCGCAGCAGCTGTGCCTTTCTCCCGCTCAGGCGGACCCCTTCTACAGTCAGGGGGAATCCCTGTCCTCCGAAGACCAACTGGACCAGACCTGGGTCACCGTCTTCGG GTTTCCCCCGGCCTCGGCCTCCTACATCCTGCTGCAGTTCGCCCAGTACGGAAACATCCTCAAGCACAGC ATGGCGTCTCCCGGGAACTGGATGCACCTCCAATATCAGTCCCGACTTCAAGCTCGTAAAGCTCTGTCCAAAGACGGAAAAGTCTTCGGGGACGCCATCATGGTGGGCGTCAAACCCTGCATAGAAAAG AGCGTCATGGAGATGAACGAGATGGGCGCGGCGTCGCCTCCGACCACCCCCGCCCTTCCTTGCACGCCGCGCTCGGCCATCAGATCGCTCAGCGTCTCCTACAGGAACTCTGCCAGCGAATACCAG GTGGTGACAGACACACGCACGCCCAGGAAGGACGACGGCTTCGTCTCCAAGGCCCTGGAATACATGTTTGGATGGTGA
- the nup35 gene encoding nucleoporin NUP35 isoform X3 encodes MELQAGSEPMTLGSPTSPKPAHGAQFLPGFLMGDLPAAVSPQPRPFGLTSPLSDGTVHKGGAPQPVVPAHKDKSGAPPVRSIHDGPVAVGTPLGARTQSFCSSRSPASAPVSATPPASGWSGGEATTRWGRPSFPGSQQLCLSPAQADPFYSQGESLSSEDQLDQTWVTVFGFPPASASYILLQFAQYGNILKHSMASPGNWMHLQYQSRLQARKALSKDGKVFGDAIMVGVKPCIEKSVMEMNEMGAASPPTTPALPCTPRSAIRSLSVSYRNSASEYQVVTDTRTPRKDDGFVSKALEYMFGW; translated from the exons CGGGATCCGAACCCATGACGCTGGGTTCCCCGACCTCCCCCAAGCCGGCCCACGGCGCTCAGTTCCTGCCGGGCTTCCTGATGGGCGACCTCCCGGCGGCGGTCAGCCCGCAGCCCCGCCCCTTCGGCTTGACCTCGCCCCTCTCCGACGGCACCGTCCACAAAG GAGGCGCCCCGCAGCCGGTGGTCCCCGCCCACAAAGACAAGAGCGGCGCCCCGCCCGTGCGCAGCATCCACGACGGCCCGGTCGCCGTGGGAACGCCGCTCGGCGCACGGACGCAG TCTTTTTGCAGCTCGCGGTCTCCGGCCTCGGCGCCGGTCTCGGCTACGCCCCCGGCTTCCGGCTGGTCCGGCGGCGAGGCGACGACGCGGTGGGGGCGGCCGTCGTTTCCGGGCTCGCAGCAGCTGTGCCTTTCTCCCGCTCAGGCGGACCCCTTCTACAGTCAGGGGGAATCCCTGTCCTCCGAAGACCAACTGGACCAGACCTGGGTCACCGTCTTCGG GTTTCCCCCGGCCTCGGCCTCCTACATCCTGCTGCAGTTCGCCCAGTACGGAAACATCCTCAAGCACAGC ATGGCGTCTCCCGGGAACTGGATGCACCTCCAATATCAGTCCCGACTTCAAGCTCGTAAAGCTCTGTCCAAAGACGGAAAAGTCTTCGGGGACGCCATCATGGTGGGCGTCAAACCCTGCATAGAAAAG AGCGTCATGGAGATGAACGAGATGGGCGCGGCGTCGCCTCCGACCACCCCCGCCCTTCCTTGCACGCCGCGCTCGGCCATCAGATCGCTCAGCGTCTCCTACAGGAACTCTGCCAGCGAATACCAG GTGGTGACAGACACACGCACGCCCAGGAAGGACGACGGCTTCGTCTCCAAGGCCCTGGAATACATGTTTGGATGGTGA
- the nup35 gene encoding nucleoporin NUP35 isoform X4, giving the protein MTLGSPTSPKPAHGAQFLPGFLMGDLPAAVSPQPRPFGLTSPLSDGTVHKGGAPQPVVPAHKDKSGAPPVRSIHDGPVAVGTPLGARTQSFCSSRSPASAPVSATPPASGWSGGEATTRWGRPSFPGSQQLCLSPAQADPFYSQGESLSSEDQLDQTWVTVFGFPPASASYILLQFAQYGNILKHSMASPGNWMHLQYQSRLQARKALSKDGKVFGDAIMVGVKPCIEKSVMEMNEMGAASPPTTPALPCTPRSAIRSLSVSYRNSASEYQVVTDTRTPRKDDGFVSKALEYMFGW; this is encoded by the exons ATGACGCTGGGTTCCCCGACCTCCCCCAAGCCGGCCCACGGCGCTCAGTTCCTGCCGGGCTTCCTGATGGGCGACCTCCCGGCGGCGGTCAGCCCGCAGCCCCGCCCCTTCGGCTTGACCTCGCCCCTCTCCGACGGCACCGTCCACAAAG GAGGCGCCCCGCAGCCGGTGGTCCCCGCCCACAAAGACAAGAGCGGCGCCCCGCCCGTGCGCAGCATCCACGACGGCCCGGTCGCCGTGGGAACGCCGCTCGGCGCACGGACGCAG TCTTTTTGCAGCTCGCGGTCTCCGGCCTCGGCGCCGGTCTCGGCTACGCCCCCGGCTTCCGGCTGGTCCGGCGGCGAGGCGACGACGCGGTGGGGGCGGCCGTCGTTTCCGGGCTCGCAGCAGCTGTGCCTTTCTCCCGCTCAGGCGGACCCCTTCTACAGTCAGGGGGAATCCCTGTCCTCCGAAGACCAACTGGACCAGACCTGGGTCACCGTCTTCGG GTTTCCCCCGGCCTCGGCCTCCTACATCCTGCTGCAGTTCGCCCAGTACGGAAACATCCTCAAGCACAGC ATGGCGTCTCCCGGGAACTGGATGCACCTCCAATATCAGTCCCGACTTCAAGCTCGTAAAGCTCTGTCCAAAGACGGAAAAGTCTTCGGGGACGCCATCATGGTGGGCGTCAAACCCTGCATAGAAAAG AGCGTCATGGAGATGAACGAGATGGGCGCGGCGTCGCCTCCGACCACCCCCGCCCTTCCTTGCACGCCGCGCTCGGCCATCAGATCGCTCAGCGTCTCCTACAGGAACTCTGCCAGCGAATACCAG GTGGTGACAGACACACGCACGCCCAGGAAGGACGACGGCTTCGTCTCCAAGGCCCTGGAATACATGTTTGGATGGTGA
- the nup35 gene encoding nucleoporin NUP35 isoform X1, producing the protein MQFYHSFKDLPTTLLTSLWDGLVRVPQGSTIADIVSQHRSTVTSERRAGSEPMTLGSPTSPKPAHGAQFLPGFLMGDLPAAVSPQPRPFGLTSPLSDGTVHKGGAPQPVVPAHKDKSGAPPVRSIHDGPVAVGTPLGARTQSFCSSRSPASAPVSATPPASGWSGGEATTRWGRPSFPGSQQLCLSPAQADPFYSQGESLSSEDQLDQTWVTVFGFPPASASYILLQFAQYGNILKHSMASPGNWMHLQYQSRLQARKALSKDGKVFGDAIMVGVKPCIEKSVMEMNEMGAASPPTTPALPCTPRSAIRSLSVSYRNSASEYQVVTDTRTPRKDDGFVSKALEYMFGW; encoded by the exons GTCAGAGTCCCGCAAGGATCCACAATTGCAGATATAGTTTCACAGCACAGAAGCACTGTCACTTCCGAGAGACGAG CGGGATCCGAACCCATGACGCTGGGTTCCCCGACCTCCCCCAAGCCGGCCCACGGCGCTCAGTTCCTGCCGGGCTTCCTGATGGGCGACCTCCCGGCGGCGGTCAGCCCGCAGCCCCGCCCCTTCGGCTTGACCTCGCCCCTCTCCGACGGCACCGTCCACAAAG GAGGCGCCCCGCAGCCGGTGGTCCCCGCCCACAAAGACAAGAGCGGCGCCCCGCCCGTGCGCAGCATCCACGACGGCCCGGTCGCCGTGGGAACGCCGCTCGGCGCACGGACGCAG TCTTTTTGCAGCTCGCGGTCTCCGGCCTCGGCGCCGGTCTCGGCTACGCCCCCGGCTTCCGGCTGGTCCGGCGGCGAGGCGACGACGCGGTGGGGGCGGCCGTCGTTTCCGGGCTCGCAGCAGCTGTGCCTTTCTCCCGCTCAGGCGGACCCCTTCTACAGTCAGGGGGAATCCCTGTCCTCCGAAGACCAACTGGACCAGACCTGGGTCACCGTCTTCGG GTTTCCCCCGGCCTCGGCCTCCTACATCCTGCTGCAGTTCGCCCAGTACGGAAACATCCTCAAGCACAGC ATGGCGTCTCCCGGGAACTGGATGCACCTCCAATATCAGTCCCGACTTCAAGCTCGTAAAGCTCTGTCCAAAGACGGAAAAGTCTTCGGGGACGCCATCATGGTGGGCGTCAAACCCTGCATAGAAAAG AGCGTCATGGAGATGAACGAGATGGGCGCGGCGTCGCCTCCGACCACCCCCGCCCTTCCTTGCACGCCGCGCTCGGCCATCAGATCGCTCAGCGTCTCCTACAGGAACTCTGCCAGCGAATACCAG GTGGTGACAGACACACGCACGCCCAGGAAGGACGACGGCTTCGTCTCCAAGGCCCTGGAATACATGTTTGGATGGTGA